The Salvelinus sp. IW2-2015 unplaced genomic scaffold, ASM291031v2 Un_scaffold4163, whole genome shotgun sequence genome segment TCCATTCTCAGCGGGCATCATGACGTGCCAGGTTGTCATACGAGCCTCTTGCCTCCAAACCAAAACCCTCCACACTACTGcacatagacacagagagagagagggacagagagagagagagagagagagagagagagagagagagagagagagagagagagagagagagagagagagagagagacagagagagagagagatgagagagagaggacagagagaagtagggaggggagagggagagatgatgagagagaaagagggagagagacagagcgagagagagagagagacagaagaggagagaggaagaaagatacagagaaagaagaggagagagaaagagagcgggacaggagaggagagagtcagcaTATACCACTCACCCATAGATAGGACCAAACTAACTCAGTGCGGTTTTTGCAGCCTGTTGTCATTCGATTAGCCAGCTCAACACTTCATAGGCCTCAAACTCACTGATCAGGACACACAGACCCAACCTCAGTCCCCGACTTACCTCCCAACGTGCAGGTTGATGAAACAGTGAGCCAGACAGGCTACAAACTCCTGGTCGTGGTTGCCTGGTCCCAGCACCAGGTTACGGTTCACGGTCAACACCCGTAGAGAGTCCAGCAGAGCTACCTGCTGAGGCACGGTCTTGTGAGGTCGAGACAGCTGGTACAGGACCGTACGGTTCAGACAGTGGTAGAGCGAGTCCAGAGACAGACTCTGCGACCTCCTCTTGGACTGGAAACGGGAGAAAAGAGAGGTGGAACATTTTAAGAAAGACTGGTCTTATGATCTGTGGGTCTGCGATGCCTGAGAGGGTGGTTGCAGAAAGGACCTTTCTTCT includes the following:
- the LOC139026234 gene encoding WD repeat and FYVE domain-containing protein 3-like, which encodes MDVSLCEDASLPITTGGSYQVLVNNVFYITQRVVDKLWQGMFNKESKMVVEFIVQLIGQSKRRSQSLSLDSLYHCLNRTVLYQLSRPHKTVPQQVALLDSLRVLTVNRNLVLGPGNHDQEFVACLAHCFINLHVGSSVEGFGLEARGSYDNLARHDAR